A stretch of Bradyrhizobium diazoefficiens DNA encodes these proteins:
- a CDS encoding acetyl-CoA hydrolase/transferase family protein, whose translation MPEAVASINFSGLIRESDLVVCGQATAEPITLTKVLMSQAPDLPPFRMMVGPVFSDTFSPSCAPSVSFQSYGVIGNARRLAKAGRLDVIPSNYSAFCADFASRRHRADVVLVQLAESRRRLSASFSNDYVIDAARGARLVIAEINPDAPFTFGAEWPDDVPIHVRVAAHRPPVEWTSPQPDDISRRIAAHAAELVFDGSTLQFGVGRIPDAILASLSHARNLGIHSGLINDAIVDLIERGAVTNAEKGIDRGISVTNQVIGTKRLYRFVHENKAVSVRPTSYTHGPGVLARINRLVAINSALQVGLDGSVNSETLNGITIGAIGGQLDFVRGANVSHGGRAIIALPATASDGSSRIVVNVETVTTPRADVDAIVTEWGIAELRGCGLAERARRMIAVAAPAHRDGLSAQLRGAAR comes from the coding sequence ATGCCCGAGGCTGTCGCGTCCATCAACTTCTCCGGCCTGATCCGTGAGAGCGATCTCGTCGTGTGCGGGCAGGCGACGGCGGAGCCGATCACCCTGACCAAGGTGCTGATGTCGCAGGCCCCGGATCTTCCGCCATTCCGCATGATGGTCGGGCCGGTGTTCTCTGACACCTTCTCTCCGTCGTGTGCGCCGAGCGTATCGTTTCAGAGCTATGGCGTGATCGGCAATGCGCGGCGGCTGGCCAAGGCCGGACGGCTGGATGTGATCCCGAGCAATTACAGCGCCTTCTGCGCCGACTTTGCGTCGCGCCGTCATCGGGCCGACGTCGTCCTGGTGCAGCTTGCGGAGTCCCGGAGAAGACTCAGTGCCAGCTTCTCCAACGACTATGTCATCGATGCCGCGCGGGGCGCGCGCCTCGTCATCGCTGAAATCAATCCGGATGCGCCGTTCACGTTCGGCGCGGAATGGCCGGACGACGTGCCGATCCACGTGCGGGTAGCGGCTCATCGTCCTCCGGTTGAATGGACGTCGCCGCAGCCCGACGACATCTCTCGACGCATCGCAGCGCACGCGGCAGAGCTGGTCTTCGACGGCAGCACGCTTCAGTTCGGCGTGGGTCGGATTCCGGACGCGATCCTCGCATCCCTCTCGCACGCACGCAATCTCGGCATTCATTCCGGCCTGATCAACGATGCCATCGTCGATCTGATCGAGCGCGGCGCGGTCACGAACGCGGAGAAGGGGATCGATCGGGGAATCTCCGTCACCAATCAGGTGATCGGCACGAAGCGGCTTTATCGGTTCGTGCACGAGAACAAGGCCGTTTCGGTGCGGCCGACGTCCTATACGCACGGTCCGGGCGTGCTGGCGCGGATCAACCGGCTGGTCGCGATCAACTCGGCGCTTCAGGTCGGGCTCGACGGTAGCGTGAACTCCGAGACGCTAAACGGCATCACGATCGGCGCGATCGGCGGGCAGCTCGATTTCGTGCGCGGCGCAAATGTCTCGCACGGCGGGAGAGCCATCATCGCGTTGCCGGCGACGGCATCGGACGGATCCAGCCGGATCGTCGTGAACGTCGAGACGGTGACGACGCCCCGCGCCGACGTCGATGCCATCGTCACCGAATGGGGCATTGCCGAGCTGCGCGGCTGCGGCCTCGCCGAGCGCGCGCGCCGCATGATCGCGGTCGCGGCGCCCGCACACCGCGACGGGCTGTCGGCGCAGCTCCGCGGCGCGGCGCGCTAG
- a CDS encoding AMP-binding protein, with protein sequence MNLAQHLLRAARADASAPALFKGLTPVADYGRLAATVSSLAASLQQRLGLAKGGRVALLMKNVPDYVACLYACWHAGLVAVPINAKLHPREIAFILDNSGAAVVFVTEDMANVASEALALGTAKPRIIEIGSVEHRGLEKVDGIAIADVAITDPAWIFYTSGTTGRPKGAVLSHRNLLAMSLNYLAEINPVVSGEALLHAAPMSHGSGLYMLPHVLGMGAQIIPESGRFEPDEILELTAKRNGISFFAAPTMVRRLSVAAEATGAFAPGLKTIIYGGGPMYVADCKAALSVFGTKLVQIYGQGETPMTITYLPKSMHVDAGHPRHEERLASVGIAQGVVQVRTADETGRDVAPGEIGEIIVRGDTVMSGYWQNPDATASTLRDGWLYTGDMGAFDTDGFLTLKDRSKDVIISGGTNIYPREVEEVLLRHEGVAEVSVIGRPHPDWGEEVVAVVVPVVGRAVTRDELDQMCNAWIARFKRPKHYYLTGELPKNSYGKIVKTELRTLLGESSPRLMLMD encoded by the coding sequence ATGAACCTCGCTCAACATCTCCTGCGCGCCGCCAGGGCCGACGCGTCCGCGCCGGCGCTGTTCAAGGGCCTAACGCCGGTCGCCGATTACGGTCGGCTCGCCGCGACGGTGTCCTCGCTCGCCGCATCGCTCCAGCAGCGCCTAGGCCTCGCCAAGGGCGGTCGCGTCGCGCTATTGATGAAGAACGTGCCCGACTATGTCGCGTGCCTCTATGCCTGCTGGCATGCCGGGCTGGTCGCCGTTCCCATCAACGCCAAGCTGCACCCGCGCGAGATCGCATTCATTCTCGACAATTCCGGCGCCGCGGTCGTGTTCGTGACCGAGGACATGGCGAACGTGGCGTCGGAAGCGTTGGCGCTCGGCACGGCCAAGCCGCGCATCATCGAGATCGGCTCAGTCGAACATCGCGGCCTTGAGAAAGTCGACGGCATCGCCATTGCGGATGTCGCCATTACCGATCCCGCCTGGATCTTCTACACCAGCGGCACCACCGGCCGGCCCAAGGGCGCGGTGCTCAGCCATCGCAACCTGCTTGCGATGTCGCTGAACTATCTCGCCGAGATCAACCCGGTCGTATCAGGCGAAGCGCTGCTACACGCCGCGCCGATGTCACATGGGTCCGGCCTCTATATGCTGCCCCATGTGCTCGGCATGGGCGCGCAGATCATTCCGGAGAGCGGCCGCTTCGAGCCGGACGAGATTTTGGAGCTGACGGCAAAGCGCAATGGCATCTCGTTCTTCGCCGCGCCGACCATGGTGCGGCGCTTGTCGGTCGCGGCGGAAGCTACGGGTGCGTTCGCGCCGGGGCTGAAGACCATCATCTATGGCGGCGGCCCCATGTATGTCGCCGATTGCAAGGCTGCACTCAGCGTGTTCGGGACGAAGCTTGTCCAGATCTACGGTCAGGGCGAGACACCGATGACCATCACTTATCTACCGAAATCCATGCATGTCGATGCGGGGCATCCGCGCCACGAGGAGCGCTTGGCCTCGGTCGGCATCGCGCAGGGCGTCGTGCAGGTGCGAACGGCGGACGAAACGGGCCGAGACGTTGCGCCGGGCGAGATCGGCGAGATCATCGTGCGCGGCGACACCGTCATGTCCGGCTATTGGCAGAACCCGGACGCCACCGCGAGCACACTCCGCGATGGCTGGCTCTACACCGGCGACATGGGCGCCTTCGACACCGACGGCTTCCTCACGCTGAAAGACCGCTCCAAGGACGTCATCATTTCCGGCGGCACCAACATCTATCCACGCGAGGTGGAGGAGGTGCTGCTGCGGCACGAGGGCGTCGCCGAAGTCTCCGTGATCGGGAGGCCGCATCCGGACTGGGGCGAGGAGGTGGTGGCTGTCGTCGTTCCCGTCGTGGGCAGGGCGGTCACGCGGGACGAGCTCGACCAAATGTGCAATGCCTGGATCGCGCGCTTCAAGCGGCCGAAGCATTATTACCTGACCGGCGAATTGCCCAAGAACAGCTACGGCAAGATCGTGAAGACGGAGCTACGCACACTGCTAGGCGAGTCCTCTCCGCGTCTTATGCTGATGGACTGA
- a CDS encoding acyl-CoA dehydrogenase family protein → MDFALTDQQEAIRDAIAKICEGFPDAYWLKKDHDGGFPHDFHKALADAGWLGICVPEAYGGSGLGITEAAIMMRTIAESGAGMSGASAVHINVFGLNPVVVFGTEQQRKRMLPPMVEGREKACFAVTEPNTGLNTTQLKTRAVAKNDRYIVNGQKVWISTAQVAHKILLLARTTPLEEVRSPTHGLSLFYTDFDRNKIKVHEIEKMGRKIVDSNELFFEDFEIPMEDRIGEEGKGFQYILEGMNPERILIAAEAVGLGKLALSRATEYAKTRVVFNRPIGKNQGIQFPLATNWVELEASWLMVMSAAWQYDKGMACGAAANAAKYLAGEAGYHACEQAVMTHGGFGYAKEFHVERYLREVLIPRIAPVSPQLALSFIAEKVLGLAKSY, encoded by the coding sequence ATGGATTTCGCGCTTACCGATCAGCAGGAAGCCATTCGCGACGCCATCGCAAAGATCTGCGAGGGTTTTCCCGACGCCTATTGGTTGAAGAAGGACCATGATGGCGGCTTCCCGCACGATTTTCACAAGGCGCTGGCTGATGCCGGCTGGCTCGGCATCTGCGTGCCGGAAGCTTACGGCGGCTCGGGGCTCGGCATTACCGAAGCCGCGATCATGATGCGCACGATTGCGGAGTCCGGCGCCGGCATGTCCGGCGCTTCTGCCGTGCATATCAACGTGTTCGGCCTCAACCCGGTGGTCGTGTTTGGCACCGAGCAGCAGCGCAAGCGCATGCTGCCGCCAATGGTGGAAGGCCGCGAGAAGGCGTGCTTCGCCGTCACCGAACCCAACACCGGCCTGAACACCACGCAGCTGAAGACCCGTGCGGTCGCCAAGAACGACCGCTACATCGTCAACGGCCAGAAGGTGTGGATCTCGACAGCGCAGGTGGCGCACAAGATTTTGCTGCTGGCGCGCACCACCCCGCTGGAGGAGGTGCGCTCGCCGACGCATGGTCTGAGCCTGTTCTATACGGACTTCGACCGCAACAAAATCAAGGTTCATGAGATCGAGAAGATGGGCCGCAAGATCGTCGATTCCAACGAGCTGTTCTTCGAGGATTTCGAGATCCCGATGGAGGATCGCATCGGGGAAGAGGGCAAAGGCTTCCAGTACATCCTCGAAGGCATGAACCCCGAGCGTATCCTGATCGCGGCGGAAGCCGTCGGCCTCGGCAAGCTGGCGCTGTCGCGCGCGACCGAATACGCCAAGACGCGGGTGGTGTTCAACCGTCCGATTGGCAAGAACCAGGGTATCCAGTTTCCGCTTGCGACCAATTGGGTCGAGCTTGAAGCTTCCTGGCTGATGGTGATGTCGGCGGCCTGGCAATACGACAAAGGCATGGCTTGTGGCGCTGCCGCCAATGCCGCGAAATATCTCGCGGGCGAGGCCGGCTACCATGCCTGCGAGCAGGCGGTGATGACCCATGGCGGCTTCGGTTACGCCAAGGAGTTCCACGTCGAGCGCTATTTGCGCGAAGTCCTGATCCCGCGCATTGCACCGGTCAGCCCGCAACTCGCGCTCAGCTTCATTGCGGAAAAGGTACTAGGGCTCGCCAAGTCATATTAG
- a CDS encoding TRAP transporter large permease: MTPFIVLALLFALLALGTPVGFAMAFSGSVGLVMVGGWGTLFGILQTAPLSTVSSYELITIPMFLLMADLVLLSGVADDLFKTASAWVGRIPGGLGMATALAGAGFGAICGTSTASAATLSSTSLPAMIRQGYEPRMAAGVVAISGTLSMLLPTSVALVIFGLLAEVNIGKLLISGIIPAILVTFTIMATIYFLVWQDPSRAPAAKSVPWREKFALLWQVSPMVVLFSIVTGTIYLGVATPTEASAFGAFGAFLLAIVKGKITPTSLYKTLLRACHGTCMIIMILVGASIFGYFFTLTHVTQDLVAWIGSLPTSRWVIITLILCGYIVLGSFMDQIAILVLTVPIVLPLIKTLGFDPIWFGVIKIVTAEVGMITPPVGLNCFIVARYAKRPVAEVFHGTLPHFIAHLFAIAILVAFPSIILWLPSQMGR, from the coding sequence ATGACACCTTTCATCGTTCTCGCCTTGCTCTTTGCCCTGCTCGCGCTCGGAACGCCCGTTGGCTTTGCGATGGCTTTTTCAGGCTCGGTCGGCCTCGTCATGGTGGGCGGTTGGGGGACGCTGTTCGGCATCCTGCAGACCGCACCGCTCTCGACTGTGTCCTCGTACGAGCTGATCACGATCCCGATGTTCCTGCTGATGGCGGACCTCGTGCTGCTGTCCGGTGTCGCCGACGATCTTTTCAAGACAGCCTCGGCCTGGGTCGGCCGCATTCCCGGCGGGCTCGGTATGGCGACGGCGCTCGCCGGCGCGGGCTTTGGCGCGATCTGCGGCACCTCGACCGCATCGGCCGCGACGCTGTCCTCGACCAGCCTGCCGGCGATGATCCGTCAGGGCTATGAGCCCAGGATGGCCGCGGGTGTCGTCGCGATCTCCGGCACGCTGTCGATGCTGCTGCCGACCAGCGTCGCGCTGGTGATCTTCGGCCTGCTGGCCGAGGTGAACATCGGCAAGCTCCTGATCAGCGGCATCATCCCGGCGATCCTGGTGACGTTCACCATCATGGCCACGATCTACTTCCTGGTCTGGCAGGATCCGTCGCGCGCGCCCGCCGCCAAGTCGGTGCCGTGGCGTGAGAAATTTGCGCTGCTGTGGCAGGTCTCGCCGATGGTGGTGCTGTTCTCCATCGTCACAGGCACGATCTATCTTGGCGTCGCGACGCCGACGGAGGCCTCGGCGTTCGGTGCGTTCGGCGCCTTCCTGCTCGCCATCGTCAAGGGCAAGATCACGCCGACCTCGCTCTACAAGACGCTGCTGCGCGCCTGCCACGGCACCTGCATGATCATCATGATTTTGGTCGGCGCCTCGATCTTCGGCTATTTCTTCACGCTCACTCATGTCACCCAGGACCTCGTTGCCTGGATCGGTTCGCTGCCGACCTCGCGCTGGGTAATCATCACACTGATCCTGTGCGGCTACATCGTGCTCGGCTCCTTCATGGACCAGATCGCGATCCTGGTGCTGACGGTGCCGATCGTGCTGCCCCTGATCAAGACGCTCGGGTTCGACCCGATCTGGTTCGGCGTCATCAAGATCGTCACCGCCGAGGTCGGCATGATCACACCGCCGGTCGGGCTGAACTGCTTCATCGTCGCCCGCTATGCCAAGCGGCCGGTGGCGGAGGTGTTCCACGGCACCCTCCCGCATTTTATCGCACACCTGTTCGCGATCGCGATCCTGGTGGCGTTTCCGTCTATCATCCTCTGGCTGCCCTCGCAGATGGGGCGCTAG
- a CDS encoding TRAP transporter small permease, which yields MIKRAGDVLGALERALTVIAVAFMFVIMMLVVTDVFMRYALNSPFSFTYDLIGLYLLAGVFFFTVSDALREHVHVGVDILLSRFSPAGRRLSEIVTALVGLFVFVLICKVGLERAIENYEQQDVLAGAIPWPTWVSAALVPLGCGVLVLRLALQLVGNMLSLVTGRDLYPLPPVTGIGEARSFE from the coding sequence GTGATCAAGCGGGCAGGAGACGTGCTCGGCGCGCTGGAGCGCGCGCTGACGGTGATCGCGGTGGCGTTCATGTTTGTGATCATGATGCTGGTCGTGACCGACGTGTTCATGCGCTACGCGCTGAACAGTCCGTTCTCCTTCACCTATGATCTGATCGGGCTTTATCTCCTCGCCGGCGTGTTCTTCTTCACGGTCTCGGACGCTCTGCGCGAGCACGTCCATGTCGGTGTCGATATCCTGCTGTCGCGCTTCTCGCCGGCGGGACGGCGGCTGTCGGAGATCGTCACCGCGCTTGTAGGCCTGTTCGTCTTCGTCCTGATCTGCAAGGTCGGCCTCGAGCGCGCGATCGAAAATTACGAGCAGCAGGATGTGCTGGCCGGCGCCATCCCCTGGCCGACCTGGGTCTCGGCGGCGCTGGTGCCGCTCGGCTGCGGCGTGCTGGTGCTGCGACTGGCGTTGCAACTCGTCGGCAACATGCTGAGCCTGGTGACCGGGCGCGACCTTTATCCGCTGCCGCCAGTGACCGGCATCGGCGAAGCCAGATCCTTTGAGTAG
- the dctP gene encoding TRAP transporter substrate-binding protein DctP has protein sequence MKKNLVRATAVLALSLPVSMTSAQALELKVADSFPAGHYLVRLMLKPWMDDVTKRTNGAVTFTYYPNQQIGKAADMLRLTQSGVVDIGYIGPSYVSDKMPLSEVAQLPGAFATSCQGTLAYWKTAREGVLAKQEYAPNKIKLLMAVVLPPYQVWTVKSKVETTKDMSGLKLRTTGGAQDLTLRALSAVPVRMAAPDAYESLSRGTMDGLLFPMESVVAYGLDKLVKHATEGVSFGSFIVAYSINQSVWDKLPDDVKKAMNEASDAIEPTACAQVDKETETTKKHLQDEGVSFDPLPEATRTEMKDKLKGVGQEWASGLDSRGKQASAALKEFEGLLAAGGTK, from the coding sequence ATGAAGAAGAATCTGGTCCGGGCTACAGCCGTGCTCGCGCTTTCGCTGCCGGTTTCGATGACGTCGGCGCAGGCGCTGGAGCTGAAGGTCGCCGATAGCTTCCCCGCCGGACACTATCTCGTCCGCCTGATGCTCAAGCCGTGGATGGACGACGTTACCAAGCGCACCAATGGCGCGGTGACCTTCACCTATTATCCGAACCAGCAGATCGGCAAGGCCGCCGACATGCTGCGGCTGACGCAATCCGGCGTCGTCGACATCGGCTACATCGGGCCGTCCTACGTCTCCGACAAGATGCCGCTGTCGGAAGTCGCGCAATTGCCGGGTGCGTTCGCGACCAGCTGCCAGGGCACGCTCGCTTATTGGAAGACCGCGCGCGAGGGCGTGCTGGCTAAACAGGAATACGCACCCAACAAGATCAAGTTGCTGATGGCCGTGGTGTTGCCGCCCTACCAGGTGTGGACCGTCAAATCGAAGGTCGAAACGACCAAGGACATGAGTGGCCTGAAGCTGCGTACCACCGGCGGCGCGCAGGATTTGACGCTGCGCGCGCTCAGCGCGGTGCCGGTGCGCATGGCGGCGCCGGATGCTTACGAGTCTCTGTCGCGCGGCACGATGGACGGACTGCTGTTCCCGATGGAGAGTGTCGTGGCCTATGGCTTGGACAAGCTCGTCAAGCACGCCACCGAAGGCGTCAGCTTCGGCAGCTTCATCGTCGCTTACTCGATCAACCAGTCGGTCTGGGACAAATTGCCTGACGACGTGAAGAAGGCGATGAACGAAGCCTCTGACGCGATCGAGCCAACGGCCTGTGCGCAGGTCGACAAGGAGACGGAGACGACCAAGAAGCATCTCCAGGACGAAGGTGTCAGCTTCGATCCGTTGCCGGAGGCCACGCGCACCGAGATGAAAGACAAGCTCAAGGGCGTCGGCCAGGAGTGGGCGTCCGGGCTTGATAGCCGTGGCAAGCAGGCCTCCGCCGCGCTGAAGGAGTTCGAAGGTCTGCTCGCAGCCGGCGGCACGAAGTAA
- a CDS encoding CaiB/BaiF CoA-transferase family protein, giving the protein MGPLAGFTILDLTSVLMGPYGTQVLADMGADVIKVESPEGDIVRQIGPGRTPGMGGMFLNANRGKRSIVLDLKKKEGRDALLQLAKRANALVYNVRPQAMARLGLDYETLAAINPTIVYVGAFGYGQSGPYAAKPAYDDLIQGAATIPTLLAAAGDGTPRYVPVTIADRIVGLMMVNAIMGGLMHQQRTGIGQRIDVPMFESMTEFVLVDHLGGLTYDPPLDHGGYTRLLSRYRRPYKTSDGYLCVLIYNDKHWRSFFEAIGRVEFLQQPRFANHAARTKHIDEIYEEIGHIFLTRTTAEWRELLECADIPVMPMHTLETILDDPHLEAIDFFRTVDHPVEGRIRQMRVPSTWSVTQPEPAGPAPTLGQHGRDILAEAGFSPEEIERLAEQKAVHLTAPP; this is encoded by the coding sequence ATGGGACCGCTCGCCGGCTTCACCATTCTCGACCTGACCTCCGTGCTGATGGGCCCCTACGGCACCCAGGTGCTGGCCGACATGGGCGCTGATGTCATCAAGGTCGAAAGCCCCGAGGGCGACATCGTTCGCCAGATCGGTCCCGGCCGCACGCCCGGCATGGGCGGGATGTTTCTCAATGCCAACCGCGGCAAGCGCAGCATCGTGCTCGACCTCAAGAAGAAGGAAGGGCGCGACGCGCTGCTGCAGTTGGCCAAGCGCGCCAACGCGCTGGTGTATAACGTGCGCCCGCAAGCGATGGCGCGGCTTGGCCTCGACTACGAGACGTTGGCCGCGATCAATCCCACGATCGTCTATGTCGGTGCGTTCGGCTACGGCCAGTCCGGCCCCTATGCGGCAAAGCCCGCCTATGACGATCTGATCCAGGGCGCGGCGACGATTCCGACGCTGCTCGCGGCGGCCGGTGACGGCACACCGCGCTACGTTCCCGTCACCATCGCCGACCGCATCGTCGGTCTGATGATGGTCAATGCCATCATGGGCGGATTGATGCACCAACAACGCACTGGCATCGGGCAGCGCATCGACGTGCCGATGTTCGAATCCATGACGGAGTTCGTGCTGGTCGATCATCTCGGCGGGCTCACCTACGATCCGCCGCTCGACCATGGGGGCTACACCCGCCTGCTATCGCGCTATCGCCGCCCCTACAAGACCAGCGACGGCTATCTCTGCGTTCTCATCTACAACGACAAGCACTGGCGCAGCTTCTTCGAGGCGATCGGCCGGGTGGAATTCTTGCAGCAGCCGCGCTTTGCCAACCATGCCGCGCGCACCAAGCACATCGACGAGATCTACGAAGAAATCGGCCACATTTTCCTCACGCGCACGACCGCGGAGTGGCGCGAGCTGCTGGAGTGCGCCGACATTCCGGTGATGCCGATGCACACGCTGGAGACGATTTTGGACGATCCGCACCTCGAGGCAATCGACTTCTTCAGGACGGTCGATCATCCCGTGGAAGGCCGCATCCGCCAGATGCGCGTGCCCTCGACCTGGAGCGTGACCCAGCCCGAGCCCGCCGGCCCCGCGCCGACGCTCGGCCAGCATGGCCGCGACATCTTGGCTGAGGCGGGCTTCTCGCCTGAGGAGATCGAGCGGCTCGCGGAGCAAAAAGCAGTTCACCTGACTGCGCCGCCTTAA
- a CDS encoding MaoC family dehydratase, with the protein MAARAKSHDKREETAMAGLYFEDFSVGQEFRHPLTRTVTEMDNTMFSLLTLNPQPLHIDAHFAEKTEFGQRIFNSLYTLGIMIGMTVYDTTMGTTVANLGMTDVTFPKPVFHGDTLRATTKVLSLRESKSRPKAGIVEFEHHALNQNDEIVGKCRRMAMMHKRPV; encoded by the coding sequence ATCGCAGCGCGGGCCAAATCGCATGACAAGAGGGAGGAAACCGCGATGGCAGGACTTTATTTCGAGGACTTTTCCGTGGGTCAGGAGTTCAGGCATCCGCTGACCCGGACCGTCACGGAGATGGACAACACCATGTTCAGCCTGCTGACGCTCAATCCGCAGCCGCTGCACATCGACGCGCATTTTGCCGAGAAGACCGAATTCGGGCAGCGCATTTTCAACAGCCTTTACACCCTCGGCATCATGATCGGCATGACGGTCTATGATACGACCATGGGCACCACCGTCGCCAATCTCGGCATGACCGACGTGACTTTTCCGAAACCTGTCTTCCATGGCGACACCTTGCGGGCGACGACGAAGGTGCTGTCGTTGCGGGAATCCAAATCGCGCCCCAAGGCGGGCATCGTCGAGTTCGAGCACCACGCCTTGAACCAGAACGACGAGATCGTCGGAAAATGCCGCCGCATGGCGATGATGCACAAGAGGCCGGTCTGA
- a CDS encoding CoA ester lyase, with the protein MRSMLFVPGDSPRKFEKASEGKADALIIDLEDSVVTDKKPEARGLTLTMLKGRRGPHQLYVRVNALDTGMTLADLAAVMPGRPDGIVLPKSQGGDDVRQVATWLEALEAAAGIAVGTTRIVCVATETAGSIFGLGSYKGCSPRLAGLMWGAEDLSASLGATEKASGGVFHSPYRLARDLCLMAAAAAEVAPIDTVYTDIDNLAGLEQETRAARRDGFSAKALIHPKHVDVVNAAFAPTEAERTWAEKVIAAFASNPNSGTLRLDGQMIDKPHLRAAKKILGQP; encoded by the coding sequence ATGCGTTCGATGCTGTTCGTACCGGGCGATTCCCCGCGCAAATTCGAGAAGGCAAGCGAAGGCAAGGCCGACGCGCTGATAATCGATCTCGAAGACTCTGTCGTCACCGACAAGAAGCCGGAGGCACGCGGGCTGACGCTGACGATGCTGAAGGGCCGGCGTGGCCCGCACCAGCTTTATGTCCGCGTCAACGCACTCGACACCGGCATGACGCTCGCCGATCTCGCCGCGGTGATGCCGGGCAGACCCGACGGCATTGTGCTGCCGAAATCGCAGGGCGGCGACGACGTGCGGCAGGTCGCAACCTGGCTCGAAGCCCTGGAAGCTGCAGCCGGCATCGCGGTTGGCACGACGCGCATCGTCTGCGTCGCGACTGAAACTGCCGGTTCGATCTTCGGGCTCGGCAGCTACAAGGGCTGCTCCCCTCGCCTTGCCGGATTGATGTGGGGCGCTGAGGATCTCTCGGCTTCGCTCGGCGCCACCGAGAAGGCTTCAGGCGGCGTGTTCCACAGTCCCTATCGCCTCGCGCGCGATCTCTGCCTGATGGCAGCGGCGGCGGCCGAAGTTGCGCCAATCGACACCGTCTATACCGACATCGACAATCTCGCTGGCCTCGAGCAGGAAACGCGCGCGGCGCGGCGCGACGGCTTTTCGGCCAAGGCGCTGATCCATCCGAAGCATGTCGACGTCGTCAACGCGGCGTTCGCACCGACAGAGGCCGAGCGCACCTGGGCAGAGAAGGTGATCGCAGCCTTCGCCAGCAATCCGAACTCCGGCACGCTGCGGCTCGACGGCCAGATGATCGACAAGCCGCATCTTCGTGCCGCGAAGAAAATCCTCGGCCAGCCCTAG
- a CDS encoding IclR family transcriptional regulator: MIVRQAANVLEIMEFFAQTRKPATLAEIADHFGWPRSSTFNLLATLSEKGYLYEPRPRAGFYPTPRWLAMARMISEVEPLPPWTHTLIADLSAETGETASIVAPAGVMAVFIDVVESQAAIRYFATIGHRVPIHATASGRALLLQYSQEERDSVYRKIEFKQYGPSTPISIEAVEAELRNSIARGYCQSFADYSRDLAGAAIPLPIGDRRLSVVVAGPEFRIGPKVAEVASLIARTVDRLRPKAAA, from the coding sequence ATGATCGTTCGCCAAGCCGCAAACGTCCTGGAGATCATGGAATTCTTCGCGCAAACGAGGAAGCCCGCGACGCTTGCCGAGATCGCCGATCATTTCGGCTGGCCGCGTTCGTCGACCTTCAACCTGCTCGCGACGCTGTCGGAGAAGGGCTATCTCTACGAGCCGCGACCCCGCGCCGGCTTCTATCCGACGCCGCGGTGGCTGGCGATGGCGCGGATGATCTCCGAGGTCGAGCCGCTGCCGCCCTGGACACATACGCTGATCGCCGACCTGTCGGCCGAGACCGGCGAGACCGCGTCCATCGTGGCACCGGCGGGTGTCATGGCAGTATTCATCGACGTCGTCGAATCCCAAGCCGCGATCCGCTATTTCGCCACCATCGGCCACCGCGTGCCGATCCACGCCACCGCCAGCGGCCGCGCACTGCTGTTGCAATATTCACAGGAAGAACGCGACTCCGTCTATCGCAAGATCGAGTTCAAGCAATATGGTCCGTCGACGCCGATCAGCATCGAGGCGGTGGAGGCGGAGCTGCGCAATTCGATCGCGCGCGGCTACTGCCAGAGTTTTGCCGACTACAGTCGCGATCTCGCTGGAGCCGCGATCCCGCTGCCGATCGGTGATCGCAGGCTCTCCGTCGTCGTTGCAGGGCCGGAGTTTCGCATCGGGCCGAAGGTGGCAGAGGTCGCGTCGCTGATCGCGCGGACGGTTGACCGGCTGCGGCCGAAGGCCGCGGCGTAG